The following proteins are co-located in the Myroides profundi genome:
- a CDS encoding sulfite exporter TauE/SafE family protein: protein MTLLTFTLIMFLGAFAAGFIGSLSGLGGGIIIIPLLSVFLGVDMHYAIGTALVAVIATSSGSASAYVKEGITNMRLGMFLEIATTAGAVIGAIISTNANTSVLAVIFGLTLTFSSINSLRKKEDHLVTPENSSKLAHNLKLVSTYPTPSGTTVKYGMKNIIGGFSMMGIAGMMSGLLGIGSGAFKVIAMDSIMKIPFKVSTTTSNFMMGVTAIASSVIYIQKGYIEPSICMPVIIGVLVGAMVGAKVLLKANPKKLKVFFAFLILALAINMIYNGVVGNI from the coding sequence ATGACCTTATTAACTTTCACGCTGATCATGTTCTTAGGAGCATTTGCAGCAGGCTTCATAGGCTCTTTATCAGGACTAGGAGGCGGTATAATAATCATTCCTTTGTTATCTGTATTCTTAGGTGTTGATATGCATTATGCTATTGGAACTGCCTTAGTTGCTGTAATAGCAACTTCTTCAGGATCAGCTTCAGCCTATGTCAAAGAAGGAATTACCAATATGAGATTAGGAATGTTTCTAGAAATAGCTACTACTGCAGGTGCTGTTATAGGGGCTATCATCTCTACCAATGCGAATACTTCTGTCCTTGCAGTTATTTTTGGATTAACTCTTACTTTTTCTTCTATCAATTCTCTTCGAAAAAAAGAAGATCACTTGGTTACTCCTGAGAACTCAAGTAAACTTGCTCATAACTTAAAACTAGTCAGTACATACCCTACCCCTAGTGGTACAACTGTAAAATATGGTATGAAGAATATCATTGGAGGCTTTAGTATGATGGGGATTGCTGGAATGATGTCTGGGCTTTTAGGTATTGGCTCAGGTGCTTTTAAAGTAATTGCTATGGATTCTATTATGAAGATTCCTTTTAAAGTATCTACTACTACAAGTAACTTTATGATGGGAGTAACAGCTATTGCTAGCTCAGTTATCTATATCCAAAAAGGATATATAGAACCCTCTATCTGTATGCCCGTAATAATAGGTGTATTAGTTGGGGCAATGGTAGGAGCCAAAGTACTTCTTAAGGCCAACCCTAAAAAACTAAAAGTATTCTTTGCTTTTCTAATCTTAGCTTTAGCGATTAATATGATTTATAACGGAGTAGTAGGTAATATATAA
- a CDS encoding chorismate mutase, whose product MEKLNINKDWLSLFQGQNPAIIAGPCSAETPEQVMRIAKSLPKEVKVYRAGIWKPRTRPGGFEGVGAIGLKWLQQVKAETGMLLATEVATAEHVQLCLEHDIDILWIGARTAVNPFAVQEIADVLRGTDKVVLLKNPVNPDLSLWMGGVERLAEAGITKLGVIHRGFSTYEKTKYRNIPEWQIPIDLKLHLPNIPIFCDPSHITGNRDKILGVSQQALDLNYEGLMIETHCDPDNAWSDAAQQVTPDQLGDIISKLQVRNVTDETEEFLQQIQAHRIQIDDMDSKLLDLLRKRMAISDAIGTLKKEKNVAVFQQDRWLKILEKMQEEGKHIGFTEEFITAIYTAIHQESIHRQDKIINK is encoded by the coding sequence ATGGAAAAACTAAACATTAACAAGGATTGGTTGTCTTTATTCCAAGGACAAAATCCTGCAATAATTGCAGGTCCTTGTAGTGCGGAAACGCCAGAGCAAGTCATGAGAATCGCTAAGTCACTGCCAAAAGAAGTTAAAGTCTATCGCGCTGGGATTTGGAAACCTCGTACTCGTCCAGGTGGATTTGAAGGAGTAGGTGCCATTGGATTGAAATGGTTACAACAAGTTAAAGCTGAGACAGGAATGTTATTAGCTACTGAGGTTGCAACCGCAGAACACGTACAATTGTGCTTAGAGCACGATATTGACATCTTATGGATTGGGGCACGTACTGCCGTAAATCCTTTTGCTGTTCAAGAAATTGCAGATGTACTTAGAGGTACTGACAAAGTTGTTTTGTTAAAGAATCCAGTGAATCCGGACTTATCTTTATGGATGGGTGGAGTAGAGAGACTTGCAGAAGCAGGTATTACTAAATTAGGAGTTATTCACAGAGGGTTTAGTACTTATGAGAAAACTAAGTATCGCAATATCCCTGAGTGGCAAATCCCAATTGATCTAAAATTACATTTACCTAATATTCCTATTTTCTGTGATCCATCACATATTACAGGTAATAGAGATAAAATATTAGGTGTATCTCAGCAGGCATTAGACCTTAACTATGAAGGATTAATGATAGAGACACACTGTGATCCTGATAATGCATGGAGTGATGCTGCTCAACAAGTAACACCTGATCAATTAGGAGATATTATTTCTAAATTACAAGTGAGAAACGTAACGGATGAAACTGAAGAGTTCTTACAACAAATACAAGCTCATCGTATCCAAATCGATGATATGGATAGTAAGTTACTTGATCTATTGAGAAAACGTATGGCTATCTCTGATGCTATCGGAACATTGAAGAAGGAGAAAAACGTAGCTGTATTCCAACAAGATCGTTGGTTGAAAATTCTTGAAAAGATGCAAGAGGAAGGTAAACATATCGGATTTACAGAAGAGTTTATCACTGCTATTTATACTGCTATTCACCAAGAGAGTATTCATAGACAAGATAAAATTATCAACAAATAG
- the rsgA gene encoding ribosome small subunit-dependent GTPase A, whose product MNGIVYKSTGSWYSVKGEDGVFYDCRIKGKFRIKGIKSTNPIAVGDHVRFELETTNDVTTGVINDIKPRKNYVVRKSVNLSKQVHILASNIDTLFLIVTINNPVTTTSFIDRFLVTAEAYGIKTVLVFNKIDTYSEDALDEQLYMQYIYSQIGYECLRVSAVTGKGIDAIKERMRGKVSTFTGHSGVGKSTLINAIEPGLHLKTAQISEQHQQGQHTTTFAEMFDLSFDAKIIDTPGVRGFGVVDMEPQEVGDYFPEFFALKDQCKFNNCLHREEPYCAVKDALDRDELAWSRYKTYIQILDGEEEHYRTDIYKDGKNQDE is encoded by the coding sequence ATGAATGGTATAGTTTACAAATCAACAGGTAGTTGGTACTCAGTGAAAGGTGAAGACGGTGTGTTTTATGACTGTCGAATTAAAGGTAAGTTTAGGATTAAAGGTATTAAAAGTACTAATCCAATTGCTGTAGGTGACCATGTTCGCTTTGAACTAGAAACTACAAACGATGTTACTACGGGGGTTATTAATGATATAAAACCTCGTAAGAATTATGTTGTTCGTAAGTCTGTAAACTTATCTAAGCAAGTACATATTCTTGCTTCTAACATTGATACTCTATTCTTAATTGTAACCATAAATAATCCTGTTACGACTACAAGTTTTATTGACAGGTTCTTAGTGACTGCTGAAGCTTATGGAATTAAGACAGTATTAGTATTTAATAAAATAGATACTTATTCTGAAGATGCTTTAGATGAGCAGTTGTACATGCAGTATATTTATTCTCAGATTGGTTATGAGTGTTTAAGAGTATCTGCTGTCACAGGTAAGGGAATAGATGCCATTAAAGAAAGAATGAGAGGTAAGGTATCTACATTTACTGGGCATTCAGGAGTAGGGAAGTCTACTTTAATTAATGCTATAGAACCAGGATTACACTTAAAGACTGCTCAAATCTCAGAACAACATCAACAAGGACAGCATACTACGACATTCGCAGAGATGTTTGACTTATCATTCGATGCTAAGATTATTGATACCCCAGGTGTTAGAGGATTTGGTGTAGTAGATATGGAACCACAAGAAGTAGGTGACTATTTTCCTGAGTTTTTTGCTTTAAAGGATCAGTGTAAGTTTAATAATTGCTTGCATAGAGAGGAGCCATACTGTGCTGTAAAGGACGCATTGGATAGAGATGAATTAGCCTGGTCTAGATATAAGACTTATATTCAGATTCTAGACGGAGAAGAAGAACATTATCGAACAGATATATATAAAGATGGAAAGAACCAAGACGAATAG
- a CDS encoding Lrp/AsnC family transcriptional regulator, whose product MQHIDEIDKRLLIELQLDGKQSTKQLAEKVNLSLTPVHERIKKLEATGIIQGYTAQLNPDLLGKKLIVYCQVILIRHQESLFEEFEKYVKGLDEVLEASYIAGDYDFFLKLLVDDVQAYQQFVVHKISKLEIISNIKSSFVIQTIKKTSNVPL is encoded by the coding sequence ATGCAACACATAGACGAAATTGATAAAAGACTACTTATCGAACTTCAATTAGACGGAAAACAGTCGACAAAACAGCTAGCAGAGAAAGTAAACTTATCACTTACACCAGTACACGAACGAATAAAGAAGCTTGAAGCAACAGGTATTATTCAAGGATACACTGCCCAACTTAACCCAGATCTATTAGGAAAAAAACTAATCGTATACTGTCAAGTCATACTGATCAGACATCAAGAAAGTCTATTCGAAGAATTTGAGAAGTATGTAAAGGGATTAGACGAAGTATTAGAAGCTTCTTATATAGCGGGGGACTATGACTTCTTTTTAAAGTTATTAGTTGACGACGTGCAAGCCTATCAACAATTCGTAGTACACAAGATCTCTAAACTAGAGATCATCTCTAATATCAAAAGTTCTTTTGTAATTCAGACAATCAAAAAGACCTCTAATGTACCTTTATAA
- the gldA gene encoding gliding motility-associated ABC transporter ATP-binding subunit GldA, with the protein MSLQVKNISKFYGKQKALDSISFSIPKGQIAGFLGPNGAGKSTLMKILTTYIHSDEGQAYVNDFNVETEQRNVQRSIGYLPEHNPLYLEMYVREYLQFNADIYKVAKNRIDEVINLTSLSPEAHKRIGELSKGYRQRVGLATALLHDPEVLILDEPTTGLDPNQLVEIRELIKNIGKDKTVFLSTHIMQEVEAICDRVIIIKKGQIVADQMLSAMLENQNEQIIAVEFDFKIEVQFIDRIPNLIRANHIHDTQWELVFPIDNDYRPTVYDFAQENGLKTLSMQVKNKNLESLFREITQ; encoded by the coding sequence ATGTCACTACAGGTTAAAAATATAAGCAAGTTTTATGGCAAACAGAAAGCCTTAGACAGTATTAGTTTCTCTATCCCAAAAGGTCAAATAGCTGGCTTTTTAGGCCCTAATGGGGCAGGTAAGTCTACACTAATGAAGATTCTAACGACATACATTCACAGTGATGAAGGTCAAGCTTATGTCAATGACTTTAACGTAGAGACAGAACAGCGAAATGTACAGCGCTCTATAGGTTATTTACCAGAGCACAATCCGCTGTATTTAGAGATGTATGTGCGAGAGTATTTACAGTTCAATGCTGATATTTATAAAGTAGCTAAAAATAGAATTGACGAAGTAATTAACTTAACAAGTCTAAGCCCTGAAGCACATAAGCGAATAGGTGAATTATCGAAAGGATATAGACAGCGTGTAGGATTAGCCACTGCTCTTCTTCACGATCCAGAGGTACTTATCTTAGATGAACCTACCACAGGATTAGATCCTAATCAATTAGTAGAGATCAGAGAGTTAATTAAAAACATTGGTAAGGATAAGACAGTATTTCTTTCTACACATATTATGCAAGAAGTAGAAGCTATTTGTGACCGGGTGATTATTATCAAAAAAGGACAAATAGTAGCGGATCAAATGCTTTCTGCTATGTTAGAGAATCAAAATGAACAGATAATAGCTGTTGAATTTGACTTTAAAATAGAAGTTCAGTTTATAGATAGAATCCCTAATCTTATTCGTGCTAATCATATTCATGACACACAATGGGAATTAGTATTCCCTATAGATAATGATTATAGACCTACTGTATATGACTTCGCTCAAGAGAATGGTCTTAAAACACTATCTATGCAAGTGAAAAACAAGAATCTAGAAAGTCTCTTTAGAGAGATTACACAATAA
- a CDS encoding SusC/RagA family TonB-linked outer membrane protein, producing MKSIKLRLLISSLLLLCNVALAQQVTVTGVVSEQGGFSLPGVSVIVKNSTKGVQTDLDGKYAIDVNEGDVLQFEYVGFKPQSITVTKQRVVNISLTEDVIGLDDIVIVAYGAQKQKAVVGAISQIKSDALDKQVSTSVVSALQGTVAGVNIINSSSQPGESPTIRIRGIGSINASADPLIILDGAPYSGYISSISADQIESINVLKDASSTALYGSRGANGVILIKTKMGKLNSQPDVNIKLSSGVAFDAVKTHKVLDTRGYTQYLWEARKNNYQYVLGQDEETARKTASDGLVSYFGYNPFGTDQPVDYNGNWTVKNPLLWETDWKKELQRNQAFRNEYNFNVAGGGDRTTYFLSGNYLNQDGMIKTSNFERTTVRLNIESQVTDWLQLGANTAYSASNQNFPVQSGTNLYSPMGWIYAMPSVYPVYKRDLNGQVVYDAQGSLIYDYGNASSKDINSVRPIMSGENAAGILQNNSTVIRRSTTSWNGFAKLDLAEGLYFRTNLSYEKFDYDNKEYNNSQYGQASSVNGRVLRFKDTSETLNFINALHYDKTLGEHHIAVDGIYEAYKFKKDFFNASTTGFLPGNTEIGSGTSLEGINGYDVEDRLTSYLGRVSYDYANKYFVEGSFRRDASTRFDKSVRKGNFYSVGGSWIVSSEDFLVDNNTIDLLKLRVSYGELGNNNITGKYFPYLRLFDTGYNQLDNPGVVLGDLADPYLTWEKTASFNAGIDFSLFNNRIEGSVDYYKKRSIDLLFAIPQAPSTGNLEILSNAGTIENYGLEVSLTSHNIRSGDWKWDTSFNFSIDRNKIKSLTQDSFISGLNRWAEGRSLYDFYLRDWAGVDPNDGYGMWYKDVVDTNGQVTGRETTKDYNEATRYYNKSALPKLVGGFNTALSYKNFDFSAFFNFSLGGYIYDNDYSGLMNGMSIGYQSSPDIVNRWQKPGDITDIPVLINSTNNFAATSTRFLYKNDYLRLKALTLGYTLPIESLGKFKLKQARVYVQGENLLTFQSHKGIDPEQAINGVTNYRVPLSATLSVGLNINF from the coding sequence ATGAAAAGTATTAAACTTCGGCTACTAATAAGTAGCTTGCTACTGCTGTGTAATGTGGCTTTAGCACAACAAGTAACTGTGACAGGTGTGGTAAGTGAACAGGGGGGATTCTCTCTACCTGGAGTCTCAGTTATCGTAAAGAACTCAACTAAAGGAGTACAAACTGACTTAGATGGTAAGTATGCTATCGATGTAAATGAAGGTGATGTGCTTCAGTTCGAATATGTAGGATTTAAACCTCAGTCTATCACTGTGACTAAGCAGCGCGTAGTGAATATTAGCTTAACTGAGGATGTAATAGGCTTAGACGATATCGTAATCGTGGCTTATGGTGCTCAAAAACAAAAAGCTGTAGTAGGTGCGATTAGTCAGATTAAGAGTGATGCTTTAGATAAGCAAGTGTCTACTTCTGTAGTGTCTGCACTACAAGGTACAGTAGCTGGAGTGAATATCATAAACTCTAGCTCTCAACCTGGAGAGAGCCCTACAATACGTATTCGTGGTATCGGTTCTATCAATGCATCAGCAGATCCATTAATTATATTAGATGGAGCACCGTATTCAGGATATATTAGCTCTATAAGTGCAGATCAGATAGAAAGTATCAACGTACTAAAAGATGCGTCTTCTACAGCCTTATATGGTTCTCGTGGAGCAAATGGTGTAATCCTGATTAAAACAAAAATGGGTAAGCTAAATAGCCAACCAGACGTGAATATCAAGTTGAGTTCTGGAGTAGCATTCGACGCTGTGAAAACACACAAGGTATTAGATACTCGTGGGTATACACAGTATCTGTGGGAAGCTAGAAAGAATAACTATCAATATGTGCTAGGACAAGATGAAGAGACAGCACGTAAAACGGCTTCAGATGGGTTAGTAAGTTACTTTGGTTATAACCCATTTGGAACAGATCAACCTGTGGATTATAATGGTAATTGGACAGTTAAGAATCCGTTGTTATGGGAGACAGACTGGAAAAAAGAATTGCAGAGAAACCAAGCGTTTAGAAATGAATACAATTTTAATGTAGCAGGTGGAGGTGATCGTACGACTTATTTCCTTTCAGGTAACTACTTAAACCAAGATGGAATGATCAAGACTTCTAACTTTGAACGTACGACTGTTCGTCTTAATATAGAAAGTCAAGTGACAGACTGGTTACAATTAGGAGCTAATACTGCGTACTCTGCTTCTAATCAAAACTTCCCTGTACAGAGTGGTACTAATCTTTATAGTCCAATGGGATGGATCTATGCTATGCCTAGTGTGTATCCTGTATATAAAAGAGACTTAAATGGACAAGTAGTATATGATGCTCAAGGAAGTCTGATCTATGACTATGGTAATGCTTCTAGTAAAGATATTAATAGTGTTCGTCCTATCATGAGTGGTGAGAATGCAGCAGGGATATTACAAAATAATAGTACTGTAATTAGACGATCTACGACGAGCTGGAATGGTTTTGCTAAGTTAGATTTGGCAGAAGGGTTATATTTCAGAACTAATCTGTCTTATGAGAAATTTGATTATGACAATAAAGAATACAATAACTCTCAGTATGGTCAGGCATCTAGTGTGAATGGTCGTGTACTTAGATTCAAGGATACGTCAGAGACATTGAATTTTATTAATGCATTGCACTACGATAAGACATTAGGAGAACACCATATCGCAGTAGATGGTATCTACGAGGCTTATAAGTTTAAGAAAGATTTCTTTAATGCTTCTACTACAGGATTCTTACCTGGTAATACAGAAATAGGGAGTGGTACATCATTAGAGGGTATCAATGGATATGATGTAGAGGATAGATTGACTAGTTATTTAGGAAGGGTAAGTTATGACTATGCAAACAAGTATTTTGTAGAAGGATCGTTTAGACGTGATGCAAGTACTCGTTTTGATAAATCTGTACGAAAAGGAAACTTCTACTCAGTAGGAGGATCTTGGATCGTGTCATCAGAAGATTTCTTAGTAGACAATAATACTATTGATTTATTAAAATTAAGAGTTTCTTATGGTGAGCTAGGGAACAATAATATCACAGGTAAGTACTTTCCTTACTTAAGATTATTTGATACAGGATATAATCAGTTAGATAATCCTGGAGTTGTATTAGGTGATTTAGCTGATCCATATTTGACATGGGAAAAAACGGCTTCGTTCAATGCTGGTATTGATTTTAGCTTGTTTAACAATAGAATAGAAGGATCTGTAGATTACTATAAAAAGCGTTCTATTGATTTATTATTTGCTATTCCACAAGCTCCTTCTACAGGTAACTTAGAGATATTATCTAATGCAGGAACAATAGAAAACTATGGACTAGAAGTAAGTTTGACTTCTCATAATATACGTTCTGGAGATTGGAAATGGGATACTTCATTTAACTTCTCTATTGATAGAAATAAGATTAAATCACTGACGCAAGACAGTTTTATCAGTGGGTTAAATAGATGGGCAGAAGGTCGCTCTCTTTATGATTTCTATTTAAGAGACTGGGCTGGTGTAGACCCTAATGATGGATATGGAATGTGGTATAAGGATGTAGTAGATACAAATGGTCAAGTGACAGGAAGAGAAACTACAAAGGACTATAATGAGGCAACACGTTACTATAATAAGTCTGCTCTACCAAAACTAGTAGGAGGATTTAATACGGCTTTATCTTATAAAAACTTTGATTTTAGTGCATTCTTTAATTTTAGTTTAGGAGGTTATATTTATGATAATGATTATTCTGGATTAATGAATGGTATGTCTATAGGGTATCAAAGTTCACCTGATATAGTTAATCGTTGGCAAAAGCCTGGTGATATTACGGATATCCCAGTACTTATTAACTCTACAAATAACTTCGCTGCAACATCTACTAGATTCTTATATAAGAATGATTATTTAAGATTAAAAGCATTAACACTAGGATATACTTTACCTATCGAGAGTTTAGGTAAGTTTAAATTAAAACAAGCAAGGGTGTATGTACAAGGAGAGAACTTATTGACTTTCCAGTCACATAAAGGTATCGATCCAGAGCAAGCAATTAATGGGGTGACTAACTATCGTGTACCTCTATCTGCAACCCTATCTGTTGGATTAAATATTAATTTCTAA
- a CDS encoding DUF1634 domain-containing protein, whose protein sequence is MGTTKFSDTDLQSIIGNVLRYGVWTALSVAGIGGIILFSSKGSEQVNFTNFIEKDDNIINVINNILSGVAQVDGESIIFLGILLLFLTPVLRIFLSLLSFFLEKDWLYVFITLIVIGIIVFSVSFGFSH, encoded by the coding sequence ATGGGAACAACTAAATTTTCAGATACAGACTTACAATCTATAATTGGTAATGTACTGCGATATGGAGTATGGACTGCCCTATCTGTCGCTGGTATAGGAGGTATTATACTTTTTTCTAGCAAAGGAAGTGAACAAGTAAACTTCACTAATTTTATAGAAAAAGATGATAATATAATCAACGTGATAAACAATATTTTATCAGGTGTAGCCCAGGTAGATGGGGAATCTATTATCTTCTTGGGGATATTGCTTTTATTTTTAACACCTGTGCTTAGAATATTTCTATCACTTTTATCGTTTTTCTTAGAGAAAGATTGGTTATATGTATTTATCACATTGATTGTAATAGGTATTATTGTATTCAGTGTTTCTTTCGGATTTTCACATTAA
- a CDS encoding RagB/SusD family nutrient uptake outer membrane protein, which yields MIKSIIKSIVAVLFISTVTGCSSDFLDDPKPKDSISPEVVFGSKEGATSFLSGILRLQRSTLINDEASGLHSILFARSVKGADLIQKQIWFGSDYDYQVYLSTGTRSKFSWRLPYRIIDQVNNFIQGVESSTKLNKEDKDELIGQALALRGYYYFQLAIEFGDAYLSNQNVTFPPIYTEPTTVPNPFSTKEEFFGRIVKDLEEASSRLGGGRINKSYINKSVAQAFLAQVYQYMGKWDLAKKNANEAYGGNILKVLNAEDYNKGFDTMSATEWLWALPQSADQSVYYKSHPHAMMDHIAVAYHGTFINDEFVKYFSPTDVRNLFSNFYEKPKGDWQEYVTSKFKFTFEADLPVIRYPELVLIEAEAEYHLGNEGKSKEILDAIRLNRDAKAKATSATGTALLDVILLERRKELYGECGVEWFDAKRLLRGITRTGNHRTVVSLPAQDKRFQLVIPQEELDARN from the coding sequence GTGATAAAATCAATAATAAAAAGTATCGTAGCTGTATTATTCATTAGTACAGTTACAGGGTGTTCATCAGATTTCTTAGATGACCCAAAACCAAAAGATAGTATATCTCCAGAAGTAGTATTTGGGAGTAAAGAGGGGGCGACCTCATTCTTATCAGGAATTTTGAGATTACAGAGAAGCACTTTGATTAATGATGAAGCGTCTGGATTACATAGTATTTTATTTGCTCGAAGTGTAAAAGGAGCAGATTTGATACAAAAACAGATTTGGTTTGGCTCAGATTATGACTACCAGGTGTATTTAAGTACAGGGACTAGATCTAAGTTCTCATGGCGATTGCCTTATAGAATCATAGATCAAGTAAATAACTTTATTCAAGGGGTAGAGAGTAGTACAAAGCTTAATAAAGAGGATAAAGATGAGCTGATCGGTCAAGCATTAGCATTAAGAGGATATTATTACTTTCAATTAGCAATAGAGTTTGGAGATGCTTATTTATCTAATCAAAACGTAACATTTCCACCGATATATACAGAGCCAACTACTGTACCTAATCCATTCTCTACTAAGGAAGAGTTCTTTGGAAGAATAGTAAAAGACTTGGAAGAAGCTTCATCTAGACTAGGAGGAGGTAGAATAAATAAATCATATATCAATAAATCAGTAGCTCAAGCTTTTTTGGCTCAGGTATATCAATACATGGGTAAATGGGATCTAGCAAAGAAGAATGCGAATGAAGCTTATGGAGGAAATATACTAAAAGTATTGAATGCAGAAGATTACAACAAAGGCTTTGATACGATGAGTGCGACAGAGTGGTTATGGGCATTGCCTCAGAGTGCTGATCAGTCTGTGTATTATAAATCACATCCACATGCTATGATGGATCATATAGCGGTAGCTTATCACGGTACGTTTATCAATGATGAGTTTGTGAAATATTTTAGCCCAACAGATGTGCGAAACTTGTTTAGTAATTTTTATGAAAAGCCTAAAGGAGATTGGCAAGAGTATGTGACTTCTAAGTTTAAATTCACATTCGAAGCAGATTTACCAGTTATCAGATATCCTGAATTGGTATTAATAGAAGCTGAAGCAGAATATCATTTAGGCAATGAAGGAAAGTCAAAAGAGATATTAGATGCTATCCGTCTAAATAGGGATGCAAAAGCAAAAGCTACAAGTGCTACTGGTACAGCGTTACTAGATGTAATCTTATTAGAGAGAAGAAAAGAATTATATGGAGAATGCGGAGTAGAGTGGTTCGATGCTAAGCGATTATTAAGAGGGATCACTCGTACAGGTAATCACAGAACTGTAGTATCTCTTCCTGCACAGGATAAACGCTTTCAGTTAGTCATTCCTCAAGAAGAGTTAGATGCTCGTAATTAA